A region of Heteronotia binoei isolate CCM8104 ecotype False Entrance Well chromosome 2, APGP_CSIRO_Hbin_v1, whole genome shotgun sequence DNA encodes the following proteins:
- the LOC132567677 gene encoding beta-1,3-galactosyltransferase 1-like has product MKMGSRTVWKRHFYTSWRCTKLYIFLIASFCFLLTYIFLIPSVSHHLAILPSIHVQEKWYRVFFFARDTEEESKGSVFFRKDSMSGAEESSQKSQEPEGDANLSSSISKRIPENYIHLHSYRFLINESDKCAERAPFLLLLIATKFDEHEHRQAIRKTWGNEKLVPGVEIIRLFMLGVNKRVTNQAILRESQHYRDIIQQEFVDTYQNLTLKTLMGMKWVTTYCSKASFVMKTDSDMFVNTEYLIQKLLWNVKLPKTDYFTGSIMIGYQPHRFKTSKWYMPKEMYPEDEYPNFCSGTGYVFSTDVATKILNRSLKVPYLYLEDIYVALCLKREGISLTPPPRGALFNIHSIPFSPCTYHNLITSHEVSPNNLLFFWKTLQDKKHECP; this is encoded by the coding sequence ATGAAGATGGGAAGTAGGACTGTGTGGAAGAGACATTTTTACACTTCTTGGCGTTGCACTAAATTATATATTTTCCTGATTGCCTCCTTCTGTTTCCTTTTGACATATATATTCTTGATTCCCAGTGTTTCTCATCACTTAGCTATTTTACCTTCAATCCATGTTCAAGAAAAATGGTATAGAGTTTTCTTTTTTGCCAGAGATACTGAGGAAGAAAGCAAAGGAAGTGTTTTCTTCAGAAAGGACAGCATGTCCGGTGCTGAAGAGTCTTCACAGAAAAGTCAGGAACCAGAAGGAGATGCTAATTTGTCCAGCAGCATTAGCAAAAGAATCCCAGAGAACTACATTCATCTCCATTCCTACCGTTTTCTCATTAATGAAAGTGACAAGTGTGCAGAAAGAGCCCCTTTCTTGCTACTTTTAATAGCAACCAAGTTTGATGAGCATGAACATAGGCAAGCAATCAGGAAGACATGGGGTAATGAAAAGCTGGTTCCAGGCGTGGAGATCATTCGCTTGTTTATGTTAGGGGTGAATAAGAGGGTCACAAACCAAGCCATACTGAGAGAAAGCCAGCATTATCGTGACATCATTCAACAGGAATTTGTAGACACCTACCAAAACTTAACCCTCAAAACTCTAATGGGCATGAAATGGGTCACTACCTATTGCTCTAAAGCTAGTTTTGTTATGAAAACCGACAGTGATATGTTCGTGAATACGGAATATTTGATACAAAAGTTGCTATGGAATGTTAAACTTCCCAAGACAGACTACTTTACTGGCTCCATTATGATAGGGTATCAACCACATCGTTTCAAAACAAGCAAGTGGTACATGCCAAAAGAAATGTACCCAGAAGATGAATACCCTAATTTTTGTTCAGGAACTGGCTATGTTTTCTCCACGGATGTAGCCACAAAGATTCTTAACAGGTCTTTAAAGGTGCCATATTTATATTTAGAAGATATATATGTAGCGCTGTGTCTCAAAAGAGAAGGAATAAGCTTGACACCTCCACCAAGAGGGGCATTGTTTAACATACACAgtattccattttctccatgcaCTTACCACAATTTAATCACCTCCCATGAAGTTAGTCCAAATAATCTACTATTTTTCTGGAAAACATTGCAAGACAAGAAGCATGAATGCCCTTAA